One window from the genome of Toxotes jaculatrix isolate fToxJac2 chromosome 17, fToxJac2.pri, whole genome shotgun sequence encodes:
- the LOC121197540 gene encoding adhesion G-protein coupled receptor G2-like isoform X1: protein MLPVDVRCRWMFVVKTVILCYALFLKNNICGDRNETCSPKNILFVSTKEFNDTFPSEALYDEVSGIKLCFGVQGLKPPANCCRTDFNCSIDIKPNGNIIIPDKEIVSKQDIVLMEVRDLNFSCMPSTVYRKTDRALTEGDIFAECSERLPPIGFLLNIDNCLNTGNKSVRFSQGDFKESPYNEHLCQGLAETNYVIQNKGEEKKFVSCQVPQEKTIHLPPVERDDDGRISLKSAKETMNTLSSVLKLLGNSRTAAISAGNVKGLLTKLPPQNNGSITVGVTASHDMTILKNTVDSELNFYQLVYFPKEASHMAVERNGSFLGILHFPGMYQSQQNDSNSSFFNNEVLGIEMGTEISNLSETIDIHYINVNKNGKIASCRSWDGKTNTSIWVTDGCQTKETSGSIICQCSHLTFFAILLSPPGNISSSDFKSLTYITSVGCGLSMFFLGVALFMHCLIRKGKASHATKILMNLFVAMFTLNLSFLVNESIANLGNDGACVAMAAVMHYAMLATFSWFFMEALHLYCNLRQLHTDIKHYITKICIAGWVPPAVVVVTLLALKKYSSLVISIDDGTSAKMCWISDPDVHQGVNIGYYAGVFMFTLVIFIITVRQIVLMTHTAEKSQSNTSIKTKSFSIMGLLFLLGITWAFAFFSHGPLLLASYYIFTILNSFQGFFLFIYYYKSSKMIVKKDKNITVSSTNITTTNTVTSSTNPYGVYTVHAK, encoded by the exons ATGTTACCCGTGGATGTAAGGTGTCGCTGGATGTTTGTGGTGAAGACAGTAATTCTGTGCTATGCCCTGTTCCTCAAGAACAACATATGTGGAG acagaaatgaaacatgCAGCCCAAAAAACATACTGTTTGTCAGCACCAAAGAGTTTAATGATACTTTTCCATCAG AGGCTCTCTATGACGAGGTCAGTGGAATTAAACTCTGTTTTGGTGTTCAAGGACTCAAACCACCTGCAA acTGTTGTAGAACAGATTTCAACTGCAGCATTGACATAAAGCCTAATGGAAATATCATAATTCCGGATAAAGAGATTGTGTCCAAGCAAGATATTGTACTGATGGAGGTACGAGATCTTAACTTCAGCTGTATGCCATCAACAGTCTACAGAAAAACAG ATAGAGCGTTGACTGAAGGGGACATATTTGCTGAATGCAGTGAGAGATTGCCCCCTAttg GTTTCCTTTTAAACATTGACAACTGCTTAAATACAG GTAACAAGAGCGTTAGATTCAGCCAAGGCGACTTTAAAGAGTCACCCTATAATGAACACCTCTGCCAAG GCTTAGCAGAAACAAACTACGTCATCCAAaataaaggagaggaaaagaaatttGTGTCATGTCAGGTACCACAAGAAAAGACTATTCATCTCCCACCTGTGGAGAGAGATGATGACGGTAGGATCAGCCTAAAAAGCGCAAA AGAAACTATGAAtactctctcctctgtgctgaaactgctgGGCAATTCCAGGACAGCAGCCATCTCAGCGGGCAATGTTAAAGGGCTGCTCACGAAACTCCCCCCCCAAAATAACGGGAGCATCACCGTTGGTGTTACAGCAAGTCATGATATGACA attctCAAGAATACAGTCGATTCAGAGTTGAATTTCTATCAACTTGTGTACTTCCCCAAAGAAGCAAGCCACATGGCAGTAGAAAGAAATGGTTCATTTCTTGGAATTTTGCATTTTCCAGGAATGTATCAG TCTCAACAGAATGACTCCAACAGTTCCTTTTTCAACAATGAAGTACTGGGAATTGAAATGGGAACAGAAATATCAAATCTCTCAGAAACCATAGACATTCATTACATTAATGTGAACAAG AATGGAAAGATTGCTTCTTGCAGGTCGTGGGATGGCAAAA cAAATACATCGATCTGGGTGACGGATGGCTGTCAAACAAAGGAGACCAGTGGCAGCATCATATGTCAGTGCTCTCATCTAACGTTTTTTGCCATACTGTTG TCACCACCTGGAAACATAAGCTCTTCAGATTTTAAGTCTCTGACCTACATCACTTCAGTCGGCTGTGGCCTGTCGATGTTTTTCTTGGGGGTGGCTCTCTTCATGCACTGTCTTATCAG AAAAGGGAAAGCGAGCCACGCGACTAAGATCCTGATGAACCTCTTTGTTGCCATGTTCACCCTCAACCTGTCCTTCCTGGTAAATGAGAGTATTGCTAACCTTGGGAACGACGGTGCATGTGTGGCGATGGCAGCAGTTATGCATTACGCCATGTTGGCTACTTTTAGCTGGTTTTTCATGGAGGCTCTGCACTTATACTGTAATCTACGACAGCTCCACACTGACATCAAACATTACATAACGAAGATCTGCATCGCTGGATGGG TTCCACCAGCTGTAGTGGTGGTCACTCTCCTTGCCTTAAAGAAATACAGTTCCTTGGTCATTTCCATTGATGACGGGACTTCAGCCAAAAT GTGCTGGATCTCAGATCCTGATGTCCACCAAGGAGTCAATATAGGTTATTATGCTGGGGTGTTCATGTTCACTCTTGTCATATTCATCATAACTGTGCGGCAGATTGTtctgatgacacacacagcagaaaaaagtcaGAGCAATACCTCCATAAAGACTAAATCGTTCTCCATTATGGGCCTGCTCTTCCTGCTCGGCATCACCTGGGCCTTTGCCTTTTTCAGCCACGGACCTCTGCTCCTAGCCTCCTACTATATCTTCACCATCCTCAACAGCTTTCAAG gtttcttcctcttcatctacTATTACAAATCCAGCAAGATGATTgttaaaaaggacaaaaacatcacagtcaGCAGCACCAACATAACTACAACAAACACAGTTACATCATCTACTAATCCATATGGtgtttatactgtacatgcaaaATAG
- the LOC121197540 gene encoding adhesion G-protein coupled receptor G2-like isoform X3 encodes MLPVDVRCRWMFVVKTVILCYALFLKNNICGDRNETCSPKNILFVSTKEFNDTFPSEALYDEVSGIKLCFGVQGLKPPANCCRTDFNCSIDIKPNGNIIIPDKEIVSKQDIVLMEVRDLNFSCMPSTVYRKTGFLLNIDNCLNTGNKSVRFSQGDFKESPYNEHLCQGLAETNYVIQNKGEEKKFVSCQVPQEKTIHLPPVERDDDGRISLKSAKETMNTLSSVLKLLGNSRTAAISAGNVKGLLTKLPPQNNGSITVGVTASHDMTILKNTVDSELNFYQLVYFPKEASHMAVERNGSFLGILHFPGMYQSQQNDSNSSFFNNEVLGIEMGTEISNLSETIDIHYINVNKNGKIASCRSWDGKTNTSIWVTDGCQTKETSGSIICQCSHLTFFAILLSPPGNISSSDFKSLTYITSVGCGLSMFFLGVALFMHCLIRKGKASHATKILMNLFVAMFTLNLSFLVNESIANLGNDGACVAMAAVMHYAMLATFSWFFMEALHLYCNLRQLHTDIKHYITKICIAGWVPPAVVVVTLLALKKYSSLVISIDDGTSAKMCWISDPDVHQGVNIGYYAGVFMFTLVIFIITVRQIVLMTHTAEKSQSNTSIKTKSFSIMGLLFLLGITWAFAFFSHGPLLLASYYIFTILNSFQGFFLFIYYYKSSKMIVKKDKNITVSSTNITTTNTVTSSTNPYGVYTVHAK; translated from the exons ATGTTACCCGTGGATGTAAGGTGTCGCTGGATGTTTGTGGTGAAGACAGTAATTCTGTGCTATGCCCTGTTCCTCAAGAACAACATATGTGGAG acagaaatgaaacatgCAGCCCAAAAAACATACTGTTTGTCAGCACCAAAGAGTTTAATGATACTTTTCCATCAG AGGCTCTCTATGACGAGGTCAGTGGAATTAAACTCTGTTTTGGTGTTCAAGGACTCAAACCACCTGCAA acTGTTGTAGAACAGATTTCAACTGCAGCATTGACATAAAGCCTAATGGAAATATCATAATTCCGGATAAAGAGATTGTGTCCAAGCAAGATATTGTACTGATGGAGGTACGAGATCTTAACTTCAGCTGTATGCCATCAACAGTCTACAGAAAAACAG GTTTCCTTTTAAACATTGACAACTGCTTAAATACAG GTAACAAGAGCGTTAGATTCAGCCAAGGCGACTTTAAAGAGTCACCCTATAATGAACACCTCTGCCAAG GCTTAGCAGAAACAAACTACGTCATCCAAaataaaggagaggaaaagaaatttGTGTCATGTCAGGTACCACAAGAAAAGACTATTCATCTCCCACCTGTGGAGAGAGATGATGACGGTAGGATCAGCCTAAAAAGCGCAAA AGAAACTATGAAtactctctcctctgtgctgaaactgctgGGCAATTCCAGGACAGCAGCCATCTCAGCGGGCAATGTTAAAGGGCTGCTCACGAAACTCCCCCCCCAAAATAACGGGAGCATCACCGTTGGTGTTACAGCAAGTCATGATATGACA attctCAAGAATACAGTCGATTCAGAGTTGAATTTCTATCAACTTGTGTACTTCCCCAAAGAAGCAAGCCACATGGCAGTAGAAAGAAATGGTTCATTTCTTGGAATTTTGCATTTTCCAGGAATGTATCAG TCTCAACAGAATGACTCCAACAGTTCCTTTTTCAACAATGAAGTACTGGGAATTGAAATGGGAACAGAAATATCAAATCTCTCAGAAACCATAGACATTCATTACATTAATGTGAACAAG AATGGAAAGATTGCTTCTTGCAGGTCGTGGGATGGCAAAA cAAATACATCGATCTGGGTGACGGATGGCTGTCAAACAAAGGAGACCAGTGGCAGCATCATATGTCAGTGCTCTCATCTAACGTTTTTTGCCATACTGTTG TCACCACCTGGAAACATAAGCTCTTCAGATTTTAAGTCTCTGACCTACATCACTTCAGTCGGCTGTGGCCTGTCGATGTTTTTCTTGGGGGTGGCTCTCTTCATGCACTGTCTTATCAG AAAAGGGAAAGCGAGCCACGCGACTAAGATCCTGATGAACCTCTTTGTTGCCATGTTCACCCTCAACCTGTCCTTCCTGGTAAATGAGAGTATTGCTAACCTTGGGAACGACGGTGCATGTGTGGCGATGGCAGCAGTTATGCATTACGCCATGTTGGCTACTTTTAGCTGGTTTTTCATGGAGGCTCTGCACTTATACTGTAATCTACGACAGCTCCACACTGACATCAAACATTACATAACGAAGATCTGCATCGCTGGATGGG TTCCACCAGCTGTAGTGGTGGTCACTCTCCTTGCCTTAAAGAAATACAGTTCCTTGGTCATTTCCATTGATGACGGGACTTCAGCCAAAAT GTGCTGGATCTCAGATCCTGATGTCCACCAAGGAGTCAATATAGGTTATTATGCTGGGGTGTTCATGTTCACTCTTGTCATATTCATCATAACTGTGCGGCAGATTGTtctgatgacacacacagcagaaaaaagtcaGAGCAATACCTCCATAAAGACTAAATCGTTCTCCATTATGGGCCTGCTCTTCCTGCTCGGCATCACCTGGGCCTTTGCCTTTTTCAGCCACGGACCTCTGCTCCTAGCCTCCTACTATATCTTCACCATCCTCAACAGCTTTCAAG gtttcttcctcttcatctacTATTACAAATCCAGCAAGATGATTgttaaaaaggacaaaaacatcacagtcaGCAGCACCAACATAACTACAACAAACACAGTTACATCATCTACTAATCCATATGGtgtttatactgtacatgcaaaATAG
- the LOC121197540 gene encoding adhesion G-protein coupled receptor G2-like isoform X2 — protein MLPVDVRCRWMFVVKTVILCYALFLKNNICGDRNETCSPKNILFVSTKEFNDTFPSEALYDEVSGIKLCFGVQGLKPPANCCRTDFNCSIDIKPNGNIIIPDKEIVSKQDIVLMEVRDLNFSCMPSTVYRKTDRALTEGDIFAECSFLLNIDNCLNTGNKSVRFSQGDFKESPYNEHLCQGLAETNYVIQNKGEEKKFVSCQVPQEKTIHLPPVERDDDGRISLKSAKETMNTLSSVLKLLGNSRTAAISAGNVKGLLTKLPPQNNGSITVGVTASHDMTILKNTVDSELNFYQLVYFPKEASHMAVERNGSFLGILHFPGMYQSQQNDSNSSFFNNEVLGIEMGTEISNLSETIDIHYINVNKNGKIASCRSWDGKTNTSIWVTDGCQTKETSGSIICQCSHLTFFAILLSPPGNISSSDFKSLTYITSVGCGLSMFFLGVALFMHCLIRKGKASHATKILMNLFVAMFTLNLSFLVNESIANLGNDGACVAMAAVMHYAMLATFSWFFMEALHLYCNLRQLHTDIKHYITKICIAGWVPPAVVVVTLLALKKYSSLVISIDDGTSAKMCWISDPDVHQGVNIGYYAGVFMFTLVIFIITVRQIVLMTHTAEKSQSNTSIKTKSFSIMGLLFLLGITWAFAFFSHGPLLLASYYIFTILNSFQGFFLFIYYYKSSKMIVKKDKNITVSSTNITTTNTVTSSTNPYGVYTVHAK, from the exons ATGTTACCCGTGGATGTAAGGTGTCGCTGGATGTTTGTGGTGAAGACAGTAATTCTGTGCTATGCCCTGTTCCTCAAGAACAACATATGTGGAG acagaaatgaaacatgCAGCCCAAAAAACATACTGTTTGTCAGCACCAAAGAGTTTAATGATACTTTTCCATCAG AGGCTCTCTATGACGAGGTCAGTGGAATTAAACTCTGTTTTGGTGTTCAAGGACTCAAACCACCTGCAA acTGTTGTAGAACAGATTTCAACTGCAGCATTGACATAAAGCCTAATGGAAATATCATAATTCCGGATAAAGAGATTGTGTCCAAGCAAGATATTGTACTGATGGAGGTACGAGATCTTAACTTCAGCTGTATGCCATCAACAGTCTACAGAAAAACAG ATAGAGCGTTGACTGAAGGGGACATATTTGCTGAATGCA GTTTCCTTTTAAACATTGACAACTGCTTAAATACAG GTAACAAGAGCGTTAGATTCAGCCAAGGCGACTTTAAAGAGTCACCCTATAATGAACACCTCTGCCAAG GCTTAGCAGAAACAAACTACGTCATCCAAaataaaggagaggaaaagaaatttGTGTCATGTCAGGTACCACAAGAAAAGACTATTCATCTCCCACCTGTGGAGAGAGATGATGACGGTAGGATCAGCCTAAAAAGCGCAAA AGAAACTATGAAtactctctcctctgtgctgaaactgctgGGCAATTCCAGGACAGCAGCCATCTCAGCGGGCAATGTTAAAGGGCTGCTCACGAAACTCCCCCCCCAAAATAACGGGAGCATCACCGTTGGTGTTACAGCAAGTCATGATATGACA attctCAAGAATACAGTCGATTCAGAGTTGAATTTCTATCAACTTGTGTACTTCCCCAAAGAAGCAAGCCACATGGCAGTAGAAAGAAATGGTTCATTTCTTGGAATTTTGCATTTTCCAGGAATGTATCAG TCTCAACAGAATGACTCCAACAGTTCCTTTTTCAACAATGAAGTACTGGGAATTGAAATGGGAACAGAAATATCAAATCTCTCAGAAACCATAGACATTCATTACATTAATGTGAACAAG AATGGAAAGATTGCTTCTTGCAGGTCGTGGGATGGCAAAA cAAATACATCGATCTGGGTGACGGATGGCTGTCAAACAAAGGAGACCAGTGGCAGCATCATATGTCAGTGCTCTCATCTAACGTTTTTTGCCATACTGTTG TCACCACCTGGAAACATAAGCTCTTCAGATTTTAAGTCTCTGACCTACATCACTTCAGTCGGCTGTGGCCTGTCGATGTTTTTCTTGGGGGTGGCTCTCTTCATGCACTGTCTTATCAG AAAAGGGAAAGCGAGCCACGCGACTAAGATCCTGATGAACCTCTTTGTTGCCATGTTCACCCTCAACCTGTCCTTCCTGGTAAATGAGAGTATTGCTAACCTTGGGAACGACGGTGCATGTGTGGCGATGGCAGCAGTTATGCATTACGCCATGTTGGCTACTTTTAGCTGGTTTTTCATGGAGGCTCTGCACTTATACTGTAATCTACGACAGCTCCACACTGACATCAAACATTACATAACGAAGATCTGCATCGCTGGATGGG TTCCACCAGCTGTAGTGGTGGTCACTCTCCTTGCCTTAAAGAAATACAGTTCCTTGGTCATTTCCATTGATGACGGGACTTCAGCCAAAAT GTGCTGGATCTCAGATCCTGATGTCCACCAAGGAGTCAATATAGGTTATTATGCTGGGGTGTTCATGTTCACTCTTGTCATATTCATCATAACTGTGCGGCAGATTGTtctgatgacacacacagcagaaaaaagtcaGAGCAATACCTCCATAAAGACTAAATCGTTCTCCATTATGGGCCTGCTCTTCCTGCTCGGCATCACCTGGGCCTTTGCCTTTTTCAGCCACGGACCTCTGCTCCTAGCCTCCTACTATATCTTCACCATCCTCAACAGCTTTCAAG gtttcttcctcttcatctacTATTACAAATCCAGCAAGATGATTgttaaaaaggacaaaaacatcacagtcaGCAGCACCAACATAACTACAACAAACACAGTTACATCATCTACTAATCCATATGGtgtttatactgtacatgcaaaATAG